In Brachypodium distachyon strain Bd21 chromosome 5, Brachypodium_distachyon_v3.0, whole genome shotgun sequence, the genomic window GTTGGGCAATGTTTCGAAGAGGACGGCGATTGGGCTGCGCACGGAGTACTTGCCGGAGACCCACCGCAGGCTTCCCTCCGCCGTGCCATTGACGGCGGCATCGGCACCTCTCCTGAGCTTCACGGTGAACTCCATCCTCTGGTGTACAGACCCGAATGCCAGCATATTGGGCACCACCTCGACGGCGACCCCCTCGGGCGCCACAACCTCCGCGGTGTAAACCGACAGGGGTTCCCCAATGTTGGTCACCGCACGCCGCACCTCGACCTCCGGtgccgccggcggtggagcGAGGGTCACCATGATCGACGGGTAGTTGAGGTCCTTGCGTTGGATCTTCTCGACCTTATCGCAGCTCACGTTCTGAATCGGCTGCGCGATGATATCGTTGACCAAGCTGGCATTGTAGCCGAGGCCACAGACGTATGAGATGTAGTCCGCCGGCGCGAGGTCGTAGATGAGCCCTGGGTCGAGGGCCCGCGTCGGGTTCACGAGCCCGGCGCCCATGGCGAAGCAGTTGGGCCGGCCGGTCGTCTCGTCGACGATCGGCGTCCCGTCCAGGTGCGCCACGTCCGCCGTCGTCATCATCGCCGACttgatcgccgccggcgaccactCCGGCCGCGCCTTCTTCAGCATGGCCACGATCCCGGAGAGATGCGGCGTCGACATGGACGTGCTGCTGAGCAGGCCGAACATCCGTGTGGGCAGCGCGCTGTtgttgccgccgcccgggACGGCGGCAGCGATGCTCGTGCCGGGCCCGGTGATGTCCGGCTTGAGCACGCCGACGTTGGACACGTTGCAGGGGCCTCTGGAGGAGTACTCGGCGATTGCCGGCCGAGAGGACCTGTTCACCTGGGCGCCGCCGAACCGGATGCTGGCGGTGGGGTTGGGCGTGGAGTTGATGTACGCCACGATGGCCTCGCCGTCGGCATGCGAGATCCTCGACGAGGCAATGGCAAGGTCGTCCATGGGCGTGGTGGCGTTGCCACGCACGGCGCTGGACCAGCTGACcatgccgacgccgccggccttcTGGATCATCTCCCCAAGCGTGATGGGGTCCTCCTTCCGCTCCGTGGCCACGATCTTGCCCCGGACATCGGTGGCGTTCAGCGCGCCGTCGGCGAACATCCCGGCGATGAAGACGAGCGGCCGGTTCCTGACGGGCTTGAACCTCTTGAGGGTCTCGCCGTAGAGCGCGACCCCGTTGCCGAGCTGGACCTTGGAGACGACGTGGCGGCCCATGGTGCTGGCGGCGACGGTGAGCAGCCATGGCGCGCAGTTGGTGACGGTCCGCGACACCGGGCCGGAGTTCCCGGCGCTGGTGCTGACGAAGACGCCGGACATGACGGCGGAGAAGCTCCCCACGGCGATGAGGTCCTTGTAGAACGGCTTCTGCGTGTCGTCCCCggcggagatggagatcacgTCCACGCCGTCCACGAACGCGCCCTTCTCGGTCGCCGTCAGGATCTCCGTGGCGGAGCACGTGTCGGCCAGGCACACCTCGTAGAAGGCCAGGTGCGCCCTGGGCGCCATGCCGGACGCGTTCCCGGCGTCGGCCCTGAACAGCTTCACGCCGCCCACGAAGGCCCCCACGGCCGTGCTCGACGTGTGCGTGCCGTGGTGCTCCATCGCCCGGGCTTTCCCGCCGATGAGCTTCCGGTTGCAGGGAGTCCCCCCGAAGTCGCACTTGCCGCGCCATttcgcgggcggcggcgggggcatgcCGTCGTCGGAGAAGGAGACGTGGCGCGGGTCGATGCCGTTGTCGAGGACGCCGACGATGACGCCCTCGCCCATGCTGCCGCCGACGCTCCACGCCCCCGTGGACGGCGCGCTCACCCCGAGCAGCTCCGGCGTGTACGTGGTGGCCAGGCGGTAGCGCGCGTCGGGCAGGGCATCCACGCACCAGGGCAACCTGGACAGCTCGCCGGCCTCGGCGTCCGTGAGCCGCGCCGCGAAGCCGCTCACGACGTGCGCGAAGGAGAAGACGAGACGCGGGCTCACGGCCGAGAGCGCCTCCAGGAGGAGCGTGCCCGCGGTGGTGTTGAGGAGCGAAGCCAGAAGAGACGCGTGCCACTCGATGAGCTTGTCGCCGCCTTCCTTGGGCCCGTTGGCGCGGCCCACGATCACCAGGTACGTCTTCAGGGCGCCGCTGCCTCCGGCGTCGTCTCCCtcgccgttgccgccggctAACGCTTGCTCGACCTTGGCGACCTTGTCGGCGATGACcgcttcttctctttcctgcTCGGGCGACGGAGCGTGCGGTGATTTTTCtccgttggcggcggcgatcagGGGAGCGAGCAGGTCGTCGCCGTTGGCCGCGGCAGCGAGCAACaagaggacggcggcgaggaggaggcggcggtgcgtGGCCATTGTGGTGGCCGGAGAAAAGAAGAtgaggcggtggtggcgctTCGTTTTTACGGCGAGCGGCCCTGTGCGCAGCAGAGGAAGACGCCATGCGCTGGCTATGTTTAGCCGGGGTTAATTTGGTAGATTAactctttttttgagagagagaggtttTGGTAGCTCAACTGGGCTGATATTGTTTGGGGAAATTGTGAACTGGGCTGTGGATTCCTGGACATTGAGAACTCATCCAGGTCCAAgtagttctaaaaaaaaaaatccaggtCCAAGTGTATTTTCTGCCAAGAGAGTTGACCTTCCATTGGGCTTTGCGAATGAGAAGAACTTGTTTCAACACTAGCTCGAGATGTCCCCAAAAAAAATAACCAGCTCGAGAGGTAACTTTGCGAGATGAAGTTTAGTATATGTATGTGAGAAGAAATTCCTTTGGGGTTTGGGAATGAGATGAAATTGACATTGCATTTTTGCTTTCGGCTTTGATGGAAACTTTGCGAGAAGTTTGTACAAAAATTCAGTAATATACTGTATGTGAGCTGATATTCGATAAATAGTATAAAATTCCAAAACCAAGCTCAACTGGATttacaacaaaagaaaaaaggaatcCAGCATCGGTCTTGCTTTTGTTTTCCCTTTCTCATACATAGCTCCCGAATGTGATCGAGTGTACGTGATTGAATTTTCACATGATTACTACAacagttttttcttctaaatttcCGTTTCTTGTTTCTACTGGACACTTTCTGTTTCTGGATTTATTCTGCAGAAACACTTTCAGTTAGAGTTTACCCGCACTCTAATGACTTCCAGAGAGTTCTATTTTGGGAAAACACTTTCTGTTAGAGCTTGATGCCGATTATCTCCACGCTACCCATGAATTCCACATAGATCTATTtcagaaagaaggaaaaaaaacactttctGCTAGAGGTTGCTTGCTGGCGTGGGCGCCTGGCTGGAGGTTGGGAAAGCTCCGGAGGTTTGTTGATGTGGATGGATAGCGACGGCAAAGCAAAgcacgtcgtcgtcgtcgtcgtctgcaCTAAACGAAATGCCACGCGAGCTTCTTTGTTTATCCTGCACGGGATGACACTGCCGATTTTGCCTCGCTCCAAGATGCACCTCTATCTGTTGATGTCCTTTTCGACAAAATGTGCTGAAGATgactctttttcttttgttgcctTATAGTatcatacatacatacaaGTAAACGGTGGTCTGATCTAATTTAATGGAGTAGGTTTTAATCTAGCTGGTCCAACAAACGCTACATATGTCATCAACTAATAAAGTTTTGTTGTTGTAAATGTTTGCTATTTACCCGTCTTTTCAGGTAAATGCGTCGAAATTATATATCTTTATATGTGTGGACAcattatgtttaaaaaacttTGAGGGAGTATAATCCTCCCCATTTGTGAGTGCACCTCGAATGGCCGATTGAccttgatatcttttgtttgaACTGTTTTAGATTTAATTGATAGAGTACGTTCAAATATAGGGGGGCA contains:
- the LOC100837041 gene encoding subtilisin-like protease SBT1.7, with protein sequence MATHRRLLLAAVLLLLAAAANGDDLLAPLIAAANGEKSPHAPSPEQEREEAVIADKVAKVEQALAGGNGEGDDAGGSGALKTYLVIVGRANGPKEGGDKLIEWHASLLASLLNTTAGTLLLEALSAVSPRLVFSFAHVVSGFAARLTDAEAGELSRLPWCVDALPDARYRLATTYTPELLGVSAPSTGAWSVGGSMGEGVIVGVLDNGIDPRHVSFSDDGMPPPPPAKWRGKCDFGGTPCNRKLIGGKARAMEHHGTHTSSTAVGAFVGGVKLFRADAGNASGMAPRAHLAFYEVCLADTCSATEILTATEKGAFVDGVDVISISAGDDTQKPFYKDLIAVGSFSAVMSGVFVSTSAGNSGPVSRTVTNCAPWLLTVAASTMGRHVVSKVQLGNGVALYGETLKRFKPVRNRPLVFIAGMFADGALNATDVRGKIVATERKEDPITLGEMIQKAGGVGMVSWSSAVRGNATTPMDDLAIASSRISHADGEAIVAYINSTPNPTASIRFGGAQVNRSSRPAIAEYSSRGPCNVSNVGVLKPDITGPGTSIAAAVPGGGNNSALPTRMFGLLSSTSMSTPHLSGIVAMLKKARPEWSPAAIKSAMMTTADVAHLDGTPIVDETTGRPNCFAMGAGLVNPTRALDPGLIYDLAPADYISYVCGLGYNASLVNDIIAQPIQNVSCDKVEKIQRKDLNYPSIMVTLAPPPAAPEVEVRRAVTNIGEPLSVYTAEVVAPEGVAVEVVPNMLAFGSVHQRMEFTVKLRRGADAAVNGTAEGSLRWVSGKYSVRSPIAVLFETLPN